Proteins encoded in a region of the Polynucleobacter antarcticus genome:
- a CDS encoding alpha-E domain-containing protein, with the protein MLSRTADCLYWMARYTERAENTARMLDVNHQTSLLPQPAEFLEQSWKKLLTISKLEEAFLEKYDVVNRENVLDFMIYETSNPSSIVSCLFSARENARVIRGRITSEAWETQNTTWLELQHILDARNQSDPSRLLEWVKHRCHLFRGVMHGTMLKNEAFYFMNVGTLLERADNTARILETKYEVQADITTLNTNNDSKEGAEGNFFDFYHWAALLRSVSAFEIYRQIYSDQVTPKQVAQLLIFNKQMPRSLVCCVNELIPLISEVKNQQSKEIERLLGKLKASLDYSDIDEVFTQGLEEFIEEFLERINHIADEFSNAYLIPLAVA; encoded by the coding sequence ATGTTAAGCCGAACTGCTGATTGCTTATATTGGATGGCGCGCTATACCGAGCGCGCAGAAAATACCGCCCGTATGTTGGATGTCAATCATCAAACGTCACTCTTGCCGCAACCTGCTGAATTTTTAGAGCAAAGCTGGAAAAAGCTACTGACGATCTCCAAGCTGGAAGAGGCTTTCTTAGAAAAGTATGATGTTGTCAATCGTGAAAACGTATTGGATTTCATGATCTATGAAACGAGTAATCCATCGAGTATTGTGTCGTGTCTATTTTCTGCCAGGGAAAATGCGCGGGTCATTCGCGGCAGAATCACCTCGGAAGCCTGGGAAACCCAAAATACCACTTGGCTGGAATTGCAACATATCCTAGATGCCCGAAATCAATCAGACCCTAGCAGGCTGCTAGAGTGGGTCAAGCATCGTTGTCACCTCTTTAGAGGTGTGATGCACGGCACGATGCTGAAGAATGAAGCCTTTTACTTTATGAATGTAGGTACTTTGTTAGAGCGCGCCGATAACACGGCACGTATTCTAGAAACAAAGTACGAAGTGCAGGCAGATATCACCACACTGAATACAAATAACGATAGTAAAGAAGGGGCAGAAGGTAACTTCTTTGATTTTTACCATTGGGCTGCCCTACTTCGCTCCGTTTCTGCTTTTGAAATCTATCGTCAAATCTATTCGGATCAAGTAACACCAAAACAAGTGGCACAACTCTTGATTTTTAATAAGCAGATGCCGCGCTCCCTGGTCTGCTGTGTCAATGAATTAATCCCCCTGATTTCTGAAGTAAAGAACCAGCAATCTAAAGAAATTGAGCGCTTACTTGGCAAGCTCAAAGCCAGTCTGGATTACTCAGATATTGATGAGGTGTTTACTCAGGGTCTTGAAGAGTTTATTGAAGAATTCTTAGAACGTATTAATCACATTGCTGATGAA